A region from the Cannabis sativa cultivar Pink pepper isolate KNU-18-1 chromosome 9, ASM2916894v1, whole genome shotgun sequence genome encodes:
- the LOC115723205 gene encoding uncharacterized protein LOC115723205 has protein sequence MSELDSLDIRVRPYLQQVGYHKWSRYHCKNNRYSTMTSNIVESLNAANLAARELPITTLMESLRALVQQWTYTNRKKAQKTTTFLTPTAEKKLVDNFVESLTENVKPINETMFEVIELTRSWVINLKEKTCSCNRFQLDELPCAHALAVIKEMNLNVYNYCSGYYTTRTWLETYSGSTYPVHNHTTWDVPQNIKDIIVLPPNQKIRSGRPRKRRFLSEWDTKKHNRCGKCGQHGHNRKTCNNQAIK, from the exons atgagcgagttggacagcttggacatccgtgtaagaccatatttacaacaagttggataccacaaatggtcaagataccactgcaaaaacaacaggtattcaactatgacttcaaacattgttgaatctctaaatgcagcaaacttggcagctagagagctaccaatcacaacactgatggagtcattgagagcattggttcaacaatggacatacacaaacaggaaaaaagcacagaaaacaacaacatttttaacacctacagcagaaaagaaattagtcgacaactttgtggaatcattgacagaaaat GTAAAACCAATAAACGAGACCATGTTCGAAGTCATTGAACTAACCAGATCATGGGTCATCAACCTGAAGGAGAAAACATGCAGTTGCAACAGATTCCAACTTGATGAGTTACCGTgtgctcatgcgcttgctgttataaaagagatgaacttgaatgtttacaactactgttcgggttattacaccacgcgaacatggcttgaaacatacagcggctcaacatatccggtacacaatcacacaacttgggatgtgccacaaaacataaaagatatcattgttctgccaccaaaccaaaaaataagatctggaagaccaaggaaacgaaggtttttatctgaatgggatacaaaaaaacataacaggtgcGGCAAATGTGGACAACACGGACACAATcgaaagacatgcaacaatcaagcaataaaatag
- the LOC133031468 gene encoding ras-related protein RABE1c-like translates to MGMKCIAKKKMSNISDVPEASGYIKIPLPSKVEACKAKTMKSSKSVKGVVSDSDFEDEVLDLDLKKDTTYYRGAKGILLVYDVIDESSFNNNLLFSCHSSVYFRAIHLVSIYIRNWIRNIEQHASDNVNKILVGNKADMDESRRDVPTAKGQALADEYGINAETNLNVEQVFFSIARDIKQRLADTDNKAEVHFESFVSAPVCGAHILIHIWGAGASSLAVQKSACCGS, encoded by the exons ATGGGTATGAAATGTATTGCAaagaaaaaaatgtctaatatcTCTGATGTTCCAGAGGCTTCTGGTTATATAAAAATACCACTTCCATCTAAGGTTGAAGCTTGTAAAGCAAAGACAATGAAGTCTTCGAAATCTGTTAAGGGT GTTGTATCTGATTCTGACTTCGAGGATGAAGTTCTTGATTTGGATTTGAAAAAAGATACTA CTTACTATCGAGGAGCCAAGGGAATTCTGCTAGTATATGATGTAATTGATGaatcttctttcaataataatcTTCTATTTTCTTGTCATAGCTCTGTCTACTTCAGAGCTATCCATCTTGTTTCTATAT ATATTAGGAATTGGATTCGCAACATCGAACAGCATGCTTCAGATAATGTCAACAAGATCCTGGTAGGAAACAAGGCTGATATGGATGAAAGTAGAAGG GATGTGCCCACCGCTAAGGGCCAAGCACTTGCTGATGAGTATGGGATCAA TGCCGAAACGAATTTAAATGTTGAACAAGTTTTCTTTTCAATAGCAAGAGATATAAAACAAAGGCTCGCTGATACTGACAACAAAGCTGAGGTACATTTCGAAAGTTTTGTTTCTGCTCCTGTTTGTGGAGCACATATCTTAATACACATTTGGGGTGCTGGGGCTAGTAGTTTAGCTGTACAAAAATCAGCATGCTGTGGTTCTTAA
- the LOC133030973 gene encoding uncharacterized protein LOC133030973, translating to MLQVWDCKFSPSDFYRSKCVCTSVYSVIDNIKNTLSVNLLSLFRQTQFGHFLDMPEFVFHPQVVHSLLLREVLQPNPKEFWAKVAGRCIRFSAEEFYLISGLDCFGDCNKLLFSQETNQLVETCFRGVKTIDNKAIEDAFLGSRWGLDESIGLKMAVLYFIQCFLLSNTPDKEVSRFVLDVVDSGRWDEYCWGRESFELTIDSFKGRIEHGIIMKNRKAEKGGQYDGWYRALGCPWVFTVWFYECCPAMVNSFCKRVSSSIPRILNWSNTIVTKNPTLRDLKGKIFDLPLEKLKIKNMRPTDEERQQLQLDGLFLDESIDERGVAKQSFEGGSSSKKSDSADIDWMKSKLEMLISNQSSLAEDFISLRCFVDFNFKSVMTVIKDIQEKVNVIHRRPSDEVFILILLFRFFYIFFCIVSLLFYLSFIYVG from the exons ATGTTGCAGGTTTGGGACTGTAAATTTAGTCCTTCTGATTTTTACAGATCTAAGTGTGTATGCACCAGTGTTTATTCTGTGatagataatattaaaaacactTTATCTGTTAATTTGCTTTCTTTGTTTCGTCAAACTCAGTTTGGGCATTTTCTGGATATGCCTGAGTTTGTTTTTCATCCGCAAGTCGTACATAGTTTATTACTAAGGGAAGTTTTACAGCCTAATCCTAAGGAGTTTTGGGCTAAGGTTGCTGGTCGTTGCATACGGTTTAGTGCCGAAGAATTTTACCTGATTTCTGGTTTAGATTGTTTCGGTGATtgcaacaagttgttgttttcacaggaaacaaatcaattggtagaaacatgtttccgcggtgtaaaaactattgacaacaaagccatcgaggatgcttttttgggtagtcggtggggtttggatgagtctattggtttgaaaatggctgttttgtatttcattcagtgttttcttcttagcaatACTCCTGACAAAGAAGTGTCTAGGTTTGTTCTAGATGTAGTTGATAGCGGTCGGTGGGAtgagtattgttggggtagggaATCATTTGAATTGACAATTGACTCATTCAAAGGTAGGATCGAGCATGGGatcattatgaaaaatagaaaggCAGAGAAGGGAGGTCAATATGATGGCTGGTATAGGGCATTGGGATGTCCTTGGGTTTTCActgtttggttttatgaatgTTGTCCTGCAATGGTGAACTCTTTCTGTAAGAGAGTTTCATCTTCTATTCCCAGGATTCTGAACTGGAGCAACACCAtcgtcaccaaaaatccaacccTTCGAGACTTGAAGGGCAAGATTTTTGATTTACCTTTGGAGAAG TTGAAGATAAAAAACATGCGTCCTACTGATGAAGAGAGGCAGCAGCTTCAACTTGACGGTCTATTTCTCGatgaatctattgatgaacGTGGTGTAGCGAAGCAATCCTTCGAGGGTGGGTCATCTTCAAAGAAGTCTGATTCAGCAGATATTGATTGGATGAAATCTAAGCTGGAGATGCTCATTTCGAATCAATCATCATTGGCCGAGGACTTCATTTCAttgaggtgttttgttgattttaatttcaaatccgtaatgactgtaattaaggatatccaagagaaggttaatgtcattcatcgtcgtccttctgacgaggtatttattcttattttattgtttaggtttttttatatttttttttgtatagtttctttactgttttatttaagtttcatttatgttggttga
- the LOC115710363 gene encoding uncharacterized protein LOC115710363, translating to MELMSSGSQSAGDDRDFKMVTYVKGLYALNDAFADPVSTEIEAKFDSWIGEGLLKHPRHYNCYEDGAKKFTPGFRLGVDYVEDKTWFYHLATCDMFMNDSHMNTIFYYLRKKGKYSSAVTLNFATTDCLFDDSIQALYHKFNKAKSMKTKMSHIHAAHPIAHYIRGMRIPCSKPWYEADHVLFIINLRRESHWVFGRLDVNEGTLFLYNSLRTAKMNAAARNAMKAYSVLLPLFFDLLGFWKNRAQAPASVSDPTAPFRIVELSGLASQQKK from the exons atggagcttatgtcctcaggttctcaatcagctggggatgatagggatttcaaaatggtgacttatgtgaagggcctttatgctcttaatgatgcttttgctgatcccgtatctaccgagattgaggcaaaatttgactcttggattggtgaaggattgcttaaacatcctag gcattataattgttatgaagacggcgcaaagaaatttaccccgggttttaggctaggtgttgattatgttgaGGATAAAACTTGGTTTTACCATTTGGCCACATGCGACATGTTTATGAACGACTCG catatgaacaccatattctattaccttcggAAAAAAGGTAAGTATTCTTCCGCTGTGACGTTGAATTTCGCAACTACTGATTGTCTTTTTGATGATTCCATCCAAGCATTGTACCACAAATTTAACAAGGCCAAGTCAATGAAGACTAAGATGTCACACATTCACGCTGCCCACCCAATTGCGCATTACATCCGAGGTATGCGCATTCCCTGTTCCAAGCCTTGGTATGAAGCCGATCACGTGCTTTTCATCATCAATTTAAGAAGGGAAAGTCATTGGGTTTTTGGGCGTCTTGACGTGAACGAAGGGACGTTGTTTCTGTACAATTCTTTGAGAACCGCGAAGATGAATGCCGCAGCTAGGAATGCGATGAAGGCTTATTCCGTGTTGCTGCCTTTGTTTTTCGATTTACTTGGGTTCTGGAAGAATAGAGCACAAGCTCCTGCCTCAGTTTCTGACCCTACAGCTCCATTCAGAATCGTGGAGCTTAGTGGTCTTGCGTCTCAGCAGAAGAAGTGa
- the LOC133031467 gene encoding uncharacterized protein LOC133031467: MESGQEIQCLNKGTEIEERKDIPFLVFYNGKFDDRMNYENYEASGHYISANCNYEDLQQKLKDALECNQENTVLQLKYQVKEGYQPLRIKDDQSLHFYIQLKLKDPDFTTYPMCVNVINNPTTTIDASFFGNDNSLITHRSAFQPIEYNAATTEDSTNQQHIIEATIGIWGRKF; encoded by the exons ATG gaatcaggacaggaaatacaatgcttgaacaaaggaacagagatagaa GAAAGgaaagacattccattcctagtcttctacaatggaaaattcgatgatcgaatgaattatgaaaattatgaagccaGTGGACACTACATTTCTGCCAATTGTAACTATGAAGATTTGCAACAGAAACTCAAAGATGCCCTggaatgcaaccaagaaaacactgttttgcaactgaaatatcaagtgaaggaaggataccaaccattgaggataaaggatgatcaaagcctgcatttctacatacaactcaaactgaaagaccccgacttcacaacatacccaatgtgtgtgaatgtcatcaacaacccaacaacaaccatcGATGCATCATTCTTTggaaatgacaattcattaattacacatagaagcgccttccaaccaatcgaatacaatgcagcaacaacagaagactcaacaaatcaacaacatatAATTGAAGCAACGATCGGAATTTGGGgaagaaagttttga